In a genomic window of Porphyromonadaceae bacterium W3.11:
- a CDS encoding CorA family divalent cation transporter translates to MSKTVLKFDDFEWIDLQNPTESEFDSVEFPFDIDANFLEDVFEIGHLPKIERTPEYTFIILRAYTATDSEKIIKVEQLSSKVAFFINKKSLVTIHKASFSFMEKVSPDFKSTDEVALRLFSELLMTYEQSILNQTDRMDEFEQNIFLEGGGDLSIEKLYYEKSKARLVKKILLISQDVLSQLSVSDELASTLQDLKDTLLHLTLNAEEVVEDANSLLNSHMTFTAQKNNDVMKLLTVFSAFFLPLTFIVGVYGMNFREMPELSFKYGYYVTWLVMLIISVLIYIWFKRKKIL, encoded by the coding sequence ATGAGTAAAACTGTATTGAAATTTGATGATTTTGAATGGATAGACCTTCAGAATCCAACGGAAAGTGAATTTGACTCTGTTGAATTCCCTTTTGATATAGATGCTAACTTCCTCGAAGATGTTTTTGAAATTGGTCACCTTCCTAAAATTGAGAGAACACCAGAATATACATTTATTATACTAAGAGCATATACGGCGACGGATAGTGAAAAAATCATTAAGGTCGAGCAGCTTAGTAGTAAGGTCGCCTTTTTCATTAATAAGAAATCTCTTGTTACTATCCATAAAGCTTCATTTAGCTTTATGGAAAAGGTCTCTCCCGATTTTAAAAGTACTGATGAGGTGGCGTTACGCTTATTTAGTGAATTGCTTATGACTTATGAGCAATCTATACTCAATCAAACTGATCGAATGGATGAATTTGAACAAAATATATTCCTAGAGGGTGGAGGTGATTTGTCCATTGAAAAACTATACTACGAAAAGTCAAAGGCTCGGTTGGTTAAGAAAATACTGCTTATTTCTCAAGACGTATTGAGCCAACTTTCTGTGAGTGACGAGTTAGCCTCTACTTTACAAGATTTGAAAGATACATTATTGCACCTAACGCTCAACGCTGAGGAGGTGGTAGAGGATGCCAACTCTTTACTCAATTCACACATGACCTTTACCGCACAGAAAAATAATGATGTGATGAAGCTGCTTACCGTCTTTTCTGCATTTTTCTTGCCCCTAACATTTATCGTCGGCGTTTATGGCATGAACTTTAGAGAGATGCCTGAGCTTAGTTTTAAGTATGGTTACTATGTCACGTGGCTGGTGATGCTAATAATTTCGGTCTTGATTTATATTTGGTTCAAGCGAAAGAAGATACTATGA
- a CDS encoding outer membrane beta-barrel protein: MKHSVSITLIAFFLVVMTCNVRAQEINGHIEDEAGQDVPYATIELLTMSDSTVIVGGVSDEKGLFSLDAQGYQLPLLLRTRVLGYRTSVSHVKSLEALKVVLTEEATMLEEMVVTAQRISHKMIPGGLSTDISLSPLANLADIYSVLRGVPLVEVKGEEITVVGHGTPIIYINDKLMRDKTQLQQLRPYLIERIEVLTTPDSRYSASATSVIKIYTKREPGSGLSGSVGAYLRKRVDADLGYGGHIKLNYRYDGWDFYYNTSYYDLNNSNHNPYLKSHSKVDEDEWTSYDELRLFYGGKEYNNVVGINYEDKVRSLGIRYSLLGENGYTSSHNESELRMNQETPLKYTSDSREDTKWNLAHRPSAYYLRHFGAWKAQLDADFYFNKNRSTQNIIERIVGNPNVLNVENMTSKETHSAGVRGELSGDLGKGSLTVGGEYTWVQNNYVALNAEELELPDTRTKTAEQMVALFAQYALPIGAWQASAGLRMEYVDTDFNQNGKRIDEVSRRSFNLFPSFSFAGELGRGWNGQIAMRSIISRPGYWELQPTYRYISKWMYKSGNPQLKPLITYRVQSMVKKSWLMAMLSYDYNKDNIIDEHTNLMPDESSPTGHKPKTILMAPINGNPYHNVRLTLNAAPKIGCWSPDLSFVVNQEIGFEYWDFETFRNRSKPVLMINFNNSFALPHDIYLFLSADYTICGHMKNKQIDKPLLYTYGELSKKWWDGKLYTSLSVYNLTNSHAGSIRNYSRYSRLNFSLFSPTAISLNITYRFNNAKSKYRGQGALNSVLDRMN, translated from the coding sequence ATGAAGCACTCAGTCAGTATAACTTTGATTGCCTTTTTTCTTGTCGTAATGACTTGTAATGTGCGTGCACAGGAGATAAACGGTCATATAGAGGATGAGGCGGGACAAGATGTTCCATACGCTACTATTGAATTATTGACAATGTCAGATTCCACCGTTATTGTTGGTGGTGTATCCGATGAGAAAGGGTTATTTAGTTTAGATGCCCAAGGGTATCAGCTTCCCCTGCTCTTACGTACTCGTGTGTTGGGATATCGCACCTCTGTTAGTCATGTAAAGTCTTTAGAGGCACTTAAAGTTGTTCTTACAGAGGAAGCCACTATGCTAGAGGAAATGGTCGTCACTGCTCAGCGAATATCGCATAAGATGATACCCGGTGGTCTGAGCACAGACATTTCTTTATCGCCATTGGCCAACCTGGCTGATATTTATAGTGTCCTTAGGGGAGTACCACTTGTAGAGGTTAAGGGTGAAGAGATTACCGTCGTGGGGCATGGTACACCTATTATATACATTAATGATAAATTGATGAGGGATAAAACTCAGTTGCAGCAACTACGTCCTTATCTCATAGAGCGGATAGAGGTGCTGACGACCCCAGATAGTCGATATAGTGCTTCGGCAACATCGGTGATTAAGATATATACGAAGAGGGAGCCGGGCTCTGGACTCAGTGGCAGTGTAGGTGCTTATCTTAGGAAAAGAGTGGATGCTGACTTAGGTTATGGAGGGCATATTAAGCTCAATTATCGTTATGATGGGTGGGACTTTTACTATAATACTTCGTACTATGATCTGAATAACTCTAATCACAATCCTTATCTCAAGTCTCACTCTAAAGTAGACGAGGACGAGTGGACGTCTTATGATGAACTAAGGTTATTTTATGGAGGAAAAGAGTATAATAATGTCGTTGGTATTAATTATGAGGATAAAGTTCGGTCTCTGGGTATCCGCTATTCACTCTTGGGCGAGAATGGATATACTTCTTCTCATAATGAAAGTGAACTTCGGATGAATCAAGAGACGCCACTAAAGTACACATCAGATAGTCGTGAGGATACGAAGTGGAATCTAGCTCATAGACCATCAGCCTATTATCTTAGGCATTTTGGTGCATGGAAGGCCCAATTGGATGCGGATTTTTACTTTAATAAGAATAGAAGCACTCAGAATATTATTGAGCGGATTGTGGGTAATCCTAATGTATTGAATGTAGAGAACATGACCTCCAAAGAGACCCATTCGGCTGGAGTTAGAGGAGAGCTATCTGGGGACTTAGGCAAGGGTAGCTTGACTGTAGGGGGTGAATATACTTGGGTACAAAATAATTACGTGGCACTCAATGCTGAGGAATTGGAGCTACCAGATACGAGGACTAAGACAGCTGAGCAGATGGTGGCTCTCTTTGCTCAGTACGCTCTACCTATAGGAGCTTGGCAAGCATCGGCAGGCTTAAGGATGGAGTATGTGGATACAGATTTTAATCAAAATGGTAAGCGGATAGATGAGGTGAGTAGAAGAAGCTTTAATCTCTTTCCATCGTTCTCATTTGCTGGAGAGCTGGGGCGTGGTTGGAATGGTCAGATAGCGATGAGAAGCATTATATCCCGACCTGGCTACTGGGAGTTACAGCCTACGTATCGCTATATCAGTAAGTGGATGTATAAGAGTGGTAATCCTCAGTTAAAGCCCCTCATCACTTACCGAGTACAGAGTATGGTGAAGAAGAGTTGGTTAATGGCAATGCTCTCCTATGATTATAATAAAGATAATATTATCGACGAACATACTAATCTGATGCCCGATGAGAGTAGCCCTACGGGACATAAGCCTAAGACGATATTAATGGCTCCCATTAATGGTAACCCATATCATAATGTCCGATTGACCCTGAATGCAGCTCCTAAGATAGGGTGCTGGAGTCCAGACCTCTCATTTGTTGTCAATCAAGAGATTGGCTTTGAGTATTGGGATTTCGAGACTTTTAGGAATAGATCTAAGCCTGTTCTTATGATTAACTTTAATAATAGCTTTGCCTTACCTCATGATATCTATTTATTTCTTAGTGCCGATTATACCATTTGTGGTCATATGAAAAATAAGCAGATAGATAAGCCTTTGCTATATACCTATGGGGAGCTATCCAAGAAGTGGTGGGATGGAAAATTGTACACTTCGCTATCTGTCTATAATCTTACGAATAGCCATGCTGGTTCAATTCGGAACTACTCAAGGTATAGCAGACTAAATTTCTCATTGTTCTCACCTACAGCAATATCGCTGAACATTACTTACCGCTTCAATAATGCCAAGAGTAAGTATCGAGGTCAGGGTGCGCTAAACTCCGTATTAGACCGTATGAATTAA
- the cls gene encoding cardiolipin synthase, with protein MSWTTIWLIFYVLIIISTVIVILLENRNPLKALSWIIIILLLPLFGLIVYFFVGKDTRQLRIISKKTYERINKPAVQKAPIVSVTELPFLGHHNLLFDLIHQQTGSSVMQASEIAVFTDGLSKFESFLADIKRAKKFIHLQYFKIFDDRTGVMLAESLIEKAKEGVAIRVIYDHVGSFNTANRFWKELRRHGIEAEPILTVAFPELTSKVNYRNHRKVAVIDGHVGYIGGMNVADHYTFGNYLGQWRDTHFRVTGMAVNGLQAAFMTDWYVATRKILPKTMYIGLESLDQLNRLEDEIIPNSSEAYQRAPKCRGAFMQTFSSGPTGHFRTLLQALCRSIYEARKSIKIHTPYFLPNESLNKAIIGAALSGVKVEILIPWVSDSFTVKYAAQSYYAELIEAGVDVYRYDGGFLHSKLITIDDEISFIGSANLDFRSLEHNFEITSVVYDKAFTVMLGEIMQRDFDENGTLLNAEEWSKRPVWNRLLESTLRLFSPLL; from the coding sequence ATGAGTTGGACAACAATTTGGCTTATTTTTTATGTGCTGATTATTATCAGTACCGTGATTGTGATCCTTTTGGAGAATCGCAATCCTCTAAAGGCTCTGAGTTGGATCATTATCATCTTATTGCTCCCTCTATTTGGATTGATTGTCTATTTTTTTGTGGGTAAGGATACTCGTCAATTGAGAATCATCTCGAAAAAGACGTATGAGAGGATCAATAAGCCTGCAGTTCAGAAAGCTCCTATCGTGAGTGTTACTGAGTTGCCTTTTTTAGGGCATCATAATCTTCTCTTTGATCTTATTCATCAGCAGACGGGGAGCAGTGTGATGCAGGCTTCAGAGATTGCTGTTTTTACGGATGGGTTATCCAAGTTCGAGAGTTTCTTAGCTGATATCAAGAGGGCAAAAAAGTTTATACATCTACAGTATTTCAAGATATTTGACGATCGTACTGGTGTGATGCTGGCTGAGTCTCTGATAGAGAAGGCTAAGGAGGGAGTTGCTATACGTGTCATTTATGATCATGTGGGGAGCTTTAATACAGCCAATAGATTTTGGAAGGAACTGAGGCGTCATGGAATTGAGGCTGAACCCATACTAACTGTTGCCTTCCCAGAGTTGACTAGCAAAGTCAATTATCGAAATCATAGGAAGGTGGCCGTCATCGACGGTCATGTGGGCTATATAGGAGGGATGAATGTAGCTGATCATTATACCTTTGGAAATTACTTGGGACAGTGGAGAGACACCCATTTTCGTGTTACGGGGATGGCTGTTAATGGTCTACAAGCTGCCTTCATGACAGACTGGTATGTCGCTACGCGAAAGATACTTCCTAAGACGATGTATATAGGCTTGGAATCATTGGACCAGCTAAATAGACTAGAGGATGAGATTATCCCCAATTCGTCTGAGGCGTACCAGAGAGCTCCTAAGTGTCGAGGTGCATTTATGCAAACTTTTAGTAGTGGTCCTACAGGGCATTTTCGCACTCTTTTACAAGCACTCTGCCGAAGCATATATGAAGCACGTAAGTCTATTAAAATCCATACCCCGTACTTTCTTCCAAATGAGAGCTTGAATAAAGCTATCATAGGTGCTGCTCTGAGTGGCGTGAAAGTGGAGATATTGATACCATGGGTAAGTGATAGCTTTACTGTCAAGTATGCTGCTCAGTCATATTATGCTGAGCTTATAGAGGCGGGGGTGGATGTGTATAGGTACGATGGGGGATTTCTCCACTCTAAGCTTATCACGATAGATGACGAGATTTCCTTCATAGGCTCAGCCAATCTTGACTTCCGTAGCCTGGAGCATAATTTTGAGATTACTTCTGTGGTCTATGACAAGGCGTTTACGGTGATGTTAGGAGAGATTATGCAGCGTGACTTTGATGAAAATGGAACGCTCTTGAATGCTGAGGAATGGAGTAAGCGTCCTGTCTGGAACCGTCTCTTAGAGTCCACATTGCGACTTTTTTCTCCGCTACTTTGA
- the ruvC gene encoding crossover junction endodeoxyribonuclease RuvC yields MEDKIIIGIDPGTIFMGYGILRIQKGKPHLEAMGILRLDRFTSHYERLLKIQEGVEALINRYHPDAMALEAPFYHKNIQTTLKLGRAQGAAMVAALKHNISVSEYSPMSIKKAITGHGGASKEQVAAMLQHILNISKESIMDHLDATDGVAVALTHHIQETSPIAKSSKSSWGDFIKNNPDKVL; encoded by the coding sequence ATGGAAGACAAAATAATCATAGGCATAGACCCTGGTACTATTTTTATGGGTTACGGTATCCTAAGAATCCAAAAGGGGAAACCTCATTTGGAGGCTATGGGCATCCTTAGGCTTGACCGATTCACCAGCCACTACGAACGTCTGCTGAAGATCCAAGAGGGTGTTGAGGCACTAATAAATCGTTACCACCCAGACGCGATGGCTCTAGAAGCACCCTTCTATCACAAAAACATCCAAACCACATTAAAGTTAGGAAGAGCACAGGGTGCGGCTATGGTAGCTGCCCTAAAGCATAATATTTCGGTAAGCGAATACTCTCCAATGAGCATAAAGAAAGCCATTACAGGACATGGAGGTGCTTCTAAGGAACAGGTGGCAGCCATGCTACAGCACATTCTCAATATATCCAAAGAATCTATCATGGATCACCTCGATGCCACTGATGGCGTCGCAGTCGCCCTTACCCACCACATCCAAGAGACCTCCCCGATAGCCAAAAGCTCTAAAAGCTCATGGGGTGACTTCATTAAAAACAACCCCGATAAAGTCCTCTAA
- a CDS encoding DUF4332 domain-containing protein, translated as MANYKIEKVEGIGPQYGEKLKKVGVTTTDALHAAARTKAMRKDLADKTGIPEDKILRFANHVDLFRIQGIGAQYAELLEISGVDTVKELAQRNADNLTMKMAEVNAKKKLVRRIPPLKSVEKWIIMAKELPRGIEY; from the coding sequence ATGGCAAACTACAAAATCGAAAAAGTCGAGGGTATAGGACCTCAGTATGGAGAGAAGTTAAAGAAGGTAGGCGTAACAACAACTGATGCCCTTCATGCGGCAGCTCGGACCAAAGCAATGCGTAAGGATTTGGCTGATAAGACAGGTATTCCAGAGGACAAAATTCTGAGATTCGCTAACCATGTAGATTTATTCCGTATTCAAGGAATCGGTGCTCAGTATGCAGAACTTCTTGAGATCTCAGGGGTAGATACCGTGAAAGAATTAGCTCAAAGGAATGCGGATAACCTAACGATGAAAATGGCAGAAGTCAATGCAAAGAAAAAACTAGTCCGACGCATACCTCCACTTAAAAGTGTAGAAAAGTGGATCATTATGGCTAAAGAGCTACCTAGGGGAATAGAGTATTAA
- a CDS encoding outer membrane beta-barrel protein, which translates to MVRLIKLTFVACLITLMSVEVRAQKASAQNVRGCVVDGNGANISFATVQLVALSDSVVIDGGITDDQGGFVLNTKGYDYPFVLRVRLLGYRTSHTEVASDEAVRIVLEEEATILDEAVVTAQRISHKMIPGGLSTDISLSPLANLADIYSVLRGVPLVEVKGEEITVVGHGTPIIYINDKLMRDKTQLQQLRPYLIERIEVLTTPDSRYSASATSVIKIYTKREPGSGLSGSVGTSLKKSIDAALGYGGHIKLNYRYDGWDFYYNTSYYDLNNSNHNPYVKSHSKVDEDEWTAYDELKYFFGGKEYNNVFGINYEDKVRSLGLRYSLLGENDYSSSHNVSELRMNQEPLLKYSSDSREDTKWNVAHRPSAYYLRHFGAWKAQLDADFYFNKNRSTQNIIERIVGNPNVLNAENMTSKETHSAGVRGELSGDLGKGSLTVGGEYTWVKNNYVALNAEELELPDTRTKTAEQMAALFAQYALPIGAWQASAGLRMEYVDTDFNQNGKRVDEVSRRSFNLFPSFSFSGELGRGWNGQIAMRSIISRPSYWLLQPTYRYISKWMYKSGNPQLKPLITYRVQSMVKKSWFMAMLSYDYNKDNILDEHTNLMPDESSPTGHKPKTILLAPINGKPYHSVRLTLNAAPKIGCWSPDLSFIVNQEIGFEYWDFETFRNRSKPVLMINFNNSFALPHDIYLFLSADYAICGHQKNMQIDKPLLYTYGELSKKWWYGKLYTSLSVYNLTNSHGGSVWTYSRYSRQNVSMFSPTAIKLNITYRFNNAKSKYRGQGALNSVLDRMN; encoded by the coding sequence ATGGTACGTTTAATTAAACTAACATTTGTGGCTTGCCTCATTACTTTGATGAGTGTTGAAGTGAGGGCACAAAAGGCGAGCGCACAAAATGTAAGGGGCTGTGTAGTAGATGGCAATGGTGCCAATATATCATTTGCGACGGTACAGCTGGTAGCGTTATCTGATTCCGTGGTGATCGATGGTGGTATTACTGATGATCAGGGAGGTTTTGTATTGAATACGAAGGGTTATGATTATCCTTTTGTACTTAGGGTACGTTTGCTCGGTTACCGCACTTCTCATACGGAGGTCGCTTCTGATGAGGCGGTGCGTATTGTGCTTGAGGAGGAGGCAACGATTCTAGATGAGGCGGTCGTCACTGCTCAGCGAATATCGCACAAGATGATACCGGGTGGACTGAGTACAGACATTTCTTTATCGCCATTGGCTAACCTAGCTGATATTTATAGTGTCCTCAGGGGGGTGCCACTTGTAGAGGTTAAGGGTGAAGAGATTACCGTCGTGGGGCATGGTACCCCTATTATATACATTAATGATAAATTGATGAGGGACAAAACTCAGTTGCAGCAATTACGTCCTTATCTCATTGAGAGGATAGAAGTGCTGACGACTCCAGATAGCCGGTATAGTGCTTCGGCAACATCGGTGATTAAGATATATACGAAGAGGGAGCCGGGCTCTGGACTCAGTGGTAGTGTAGGTACTTCTCTCAAGAAAAGTATAGATGCTGCCCTTGGTTATGGAGGGCATATTAAGCTCAATTACCGTTATGATGGGTGGGACTTTTACTATAATACTTCGTACTATGATCTAAATAACTCTAATCATAATCCTTATGTCAAGTCTCATTCTAAGGTAGATGAGGACGAGTGGACGGCATATGATGAGCTAAAGTACTTTTTTGGAGGAAAAGAGTATAATAATGTCTTTGGTATTAATTATGAGGATAAAGTTCGCTCTTTGGGTCTTCGCTATTCACTCTTGGGTGAGAATGATTACTCTTCATCTCATAATGTAAGTGAACTTCGGATGAATCAAGAGCCACTACTAAAGTATTCGTCTGATAGTCGTGAGGATACGAAGTGGAATGTAGCACATAGACCATCAGCCTATTATCTTAGGCATTTCGGTGCATGGAAGGCCCAGTTGGATGCGGACTTTTACTTTAATAAGAATAGAAGCACTCAAAATATTATTGAGCGGATTGTGGGTAATCCTAATGTATTGAATGCAGAGAACATGACCTCCAAAGAGACTCATTCGGCTGGAGTGAGAGGGGAGCTATCTGGGGACTTAGGCAAGGGTAGCTTGACGGTAGGAGGTGAATACACTTGGGTGAAAAATAATTATGTGGCACTCAATGCAGAGGAATTGGAGCTACCAGATACGAGGACTAAGACAGCTGAGCAGATGGCGGCTCTCTTTGCTCAGTATGCTCTACCTATAGGAGCATGGCAAGCATCAGCAGGCTTAAGGATGGAGTATGTGGATACAGATTTTAATCAAAATGGTAAGCGAGTAGATGAGGTGAGTAGAAGAAGCTTTAATCTCTTTCCATCGTTCTCATTTTCTGGTGAGCTAGGGCGTGGTTGGAATGGTCAGATAGCGATGAGAAGCATTATTTCCCGACCTAGCTACTGGCTGTTACAGCCTACATATCGCTATATCAGTAAGTGGATGTATAAAAGTGGTAATCCTCAGTTAAAACCCCTCATCACTTACCGAGTACAGAGTATGGTAAAGAAAAGTTGGTTCATGGCGATGCTCTCCTATGATTATAATAAAGATAACATCCTCGACGAACATACTAATCTGATGCCCGATGAGAGTAGCCCTACAGGACATAAGCCTAAGACTATCTTGCTGGCTCCGATTAATGGTAAGCCATACCATAGTGTCCGATTGACCCTGAATGCAGCTCCTAAGATAGGGTGCTGGAGTCCAGACCTCTCATTTATTGTCAATCAAGAGATAGGCTTTGAGTACTGGGATTTCGAGACTTTTAGGAATAGATCTAAGCCTGTTCTTATGATTAACTTTAATAATAGCTTTGCCTTACCTCATGATATCTATTTATTTCTTAGTGCCGATTATGCCATTTGTGGTCATCAAAAAAATATGCAGATAGATAAGCCTTTGCTATATACCTATGGGGAACTCTCCAAGAAGTGGTGGTATGGAAAATTGTACACTTCGCTATCTGTCTATAATCTTACAAATAGTCATGGAGGTTCAGTGTGGACCTATTCAAGATATAGCCGACAAAATGTCTCAATGTTCTCACCTACAGCTATAAAGTTGAACATTACTTACCGCTTCAATAATGCCAAGAGTAAGTATCGAGGTCAAGGTGCACTAAACTCAGTATTAGACCGTATGAATTAG